The DNA window GTAGCGGTGGGCGCGGCGCAGCTCTTCCTCCAGCCGCACGGAGAGGGCCCGGAAGTTCGCCAGGCCCGTGAGGGCGTCCGTCTGGGCGAGGATCTGCAGCCGCCGCTGCTGTTCACTCTGCCGCAGCGCCCGGTCAATCCGTGCCATGAGCTCCCTCGCGCTCGCGGGCTTGTGGATGAAGTCCACCGCGCCCTTCTCCAAGCAGCGCTCCAGGGTGGCCTCGTCCGCGTCCCCGGTGAGGAAGATGACGGGCGTGGACTCGGTATGGGAGTCGAGCTGGAGTGCCTCCAGGACTGTCAGCCCATCCCCACTGGGCAGGAACCTGTCCAGGAGGATCAGGTCTGGACCGTGCTCACGGGCCAGCTCCAACCCCATGCCCGCGTCCGCCGCGGCCAGCACATCGAAGCGCGCCGCGAGCAAGTCAGACAGACTCTCCAGTACACCCGCGTCATCCTCGATGATGAGGAGGAGGGACCGCTCCGAGGTGCGCCCTCGCCTTTGCATGACCCTCTCCGCCAGCCGCCTGGCCCGTCCACTCCACGTGACGGCCACATTCCCCGTCGGCGCGTGAGGACAAAGAGCAAGCTGCATGCCCTCTCCCAGGGCATGCGGGCAGGAGTCATTTCAGGGGGTTGTAGTGACAACCCACGCCGTGAAGGCACCGGAGTGGAAGTCGTTCCAGCGTGGACGAGGAGTCGTCCGGTAGGAATTCCCGGGCGAAGGAGGGCGCGAACGCCCTCCACGCGTCGGGGATCAGCGTCGCGTAATGAACTGCATCCGGCGCCCGCCGCCACCCGAAGGCGGCATCATCGGCGGTGTCTCCAGGCCGAACTGCCACCAGGTGGGCTCGTAAGGCTTCATCTTCAGACGCTTGTCGTTCTGGAGCTGGGCGAGGCTGCCCTTGAGCTTCTCGTCCTTGGGGTTCTCCTCGACGGCGCGGCCGAGCACCTTGAGGGCCTCATCCTTCTCCTTCTTCTGGAGGAGGCACCAGGCGTAGGCGGCCCAGACGATGGGCTCCTTCTTGCCGCTCTTGCAGGCGGCTTCGAAGGCGGTCTTCATCGCCGGGACATTCTCACGCTGGAAGTAGAGGGCGCCCTCCATGGCCTTGGCCATGTAGTTGCGAGAGCTGCCCTTGTTGAAGTGGGCCTGGGCGCCATCCAGGTCCTTCACCATGTACTTCAACATGCCAATCTGGGCGTGAATCTCGGGGCCCACCATGAACTGCCACTTCTCGTAGACGAGGCCTTTCTCCAGCGTCTTGACGGCGCGCTCGACCCGGCCCTGGGCGTCCTTCTGGCTGGTGGGCTGGGACTGGAGGTCCTGCTGCACCGTCGACATGAGCCCCTGGATGCGGCTGGCGACCCGCCTTGCCAGGAGGATGAAGGTGATGACGGCGGCAATCAGGCCCGGGACAAGCCCGGCCCAGATGGAGAAGTTCGCGAGCTTCACCAGCAGCGCGACCAGGAATCCCACTGCCAGCGAGATGAGAAGGTTGTACATGCGGGGGCCCCTCATAGCGATGTGCGTTCGGCACCGCAATCTTCGGATGCATCTGGGCGGCGGTCGCGGTATACGTCTGGCCGCTTCGCCAACAAACGGCCCTCTGTCGAAATTGGTAGACGAGGCGGACTCAAAATCCGCTGCGGCTGACCCCGCGTCCCGGTTCGAGTCCGGGGAGGGCCACTTCCCAAGAAGGGTGGACGACCGGCATGGTAGCGCCGGCCCCCCTGTCTGGGAGGGTGGAGGACGTGCTCCTGTCAGGGGCGTCGGAGAGACCCCGAGATGAAGGTTCTGCTGGTCGAGGACGACGCGAGCCTGCGGGAAGGCATGGGTGAGCTGATCTCCGACCTGGCGGAGGTGCGCTCGGTGGGAGAGGTCGGAGAGGCGCTGGCGGCCCTGCGGCAGGAGCGCTTCGAGCTCGTCGTCACGGACCTTCGGATAGGTGGGGGCGAGGCGGGCGGTCGCGCCGTGCTGGAGGCGGCCCGGAAGGGGCGTCAGGCGGTGGCCATCGTCAGCGCGGCGTCTCCCGAAGAGGTCGCACGGGCCCTGCGGCCCTCGATTCCGGACGGCATCCTGGTGAAGCCCTTTCAGATCGAGGACATCCTCGGGCTGGTGGAGCGCTTCCTGTCCGCGCACCGGGGCGTGGAGGCGGCCTCTCGCGGGACGACTCCCTCTGAAGGCGACTGGGTGGAGTGTGCGCCTGGGGTGCATCTGGCCTCGCCTGGAGGGGGCGCCGGGGGCGCCATCTGGGTGCGGATGGTGGCGGAGGGGACGTGGGCCTGGGCGGCTCGGCCCCGTGGACGGGAGGCGGCCCTGTTGTTGGAGGGCGAGTTGATCATTGAAGGGGCGCGATTCGTCGCCCCGGCGACGTTCTTCGTGGGCGCGGAGGATGCCCCGGAGGTGCGCTCACCCAACGGGTGCCTCGTCATCACGCTGGGCCTGGACGGTTGAAAGGGCAGGTTGGGACCCGTGGACACTGTCTGGCCCACAACTCCGCTGGATGCGGCACGCCTGGGGCGTCCTTCGAGACGCGCGGCGACGGCGGCACTGGAAGCACATATCGCGGTGCTGAGCGGCGAGCCTCTCAAGGCGGCGCTGGCGAATGCACTTCGTGACGCGGACGGGCTCGGTGGGCAGGAGCGCCGGTTCGCGGCCCTGGTGGTGCGCGAGCTGTCGCGGCACCAACGCCTGTTGGACCTGGCCTCGCGGACCTTGGGTCATCCTCCAGGAAAGCTGGGGCTGAAGGAGGACCAGGCCCTGGTGCGCTATGCGCTGTGGCGCCGGCTCTTCTGTGGAGAGAACTGGTCGCGCATCGGTCCGGAGGTTCGGCTTCCGGGACCTGTCCGGCCTCGCACCATCAAGGACGACATCCTCCAGAACGTGGTGGAGTCGCCGCTGTCCGAGCCTCCGCTTCCGGACTCGCACGCGGAGCGGCTCGCGGTGCGGTACTCATTCCCCAATTGGCTCG is part of the Myxococcus landrumus genome and encodes:
- a CDS encoding response regulator; this encodes MKVLLVEDDASLREGMGELISDLAEVRSVGEVGEALAALRQERFELVVTDLRIGGGEAGGRAVLEAARKGRQAVAIVSAASPEEVARALRPSIPDGILVKPFQIEDILGLVERFLSAHRGVEAASRGTTPSEGDWVECAPGVHLASPGGGAGGAIWVRMVAEGTWAWAARPRGREAALLLEGELIIEGARFVAPATFFVGAEDAPEVRSPNGCLVITLGLDG
- a CDS encoding GGDEF domain-containing protein, which gives rise to MQRRGRTSERSLLLIIEDDAGVLESLSDLLAARFDVLAAADAGMGLELAREHGPDLILLDRFLPSGDGLTVLEALQLDSHTESTPVIFLTGDADEATLERCLEKGAVDFIHKPASARELMARIDRALRQSEQQRRLQILAQTDALTGLANFRALSVRLEEELRRAHRYGYPLSVVVIDLDHLKAINDGMGHDVGNQAILALANQLKGNLRESDFAARFGGDEFIALLPHQTAAEAAVFAERIRAGLRSVGVQKGDGRPASFGLSVSVGIADHTLESPRDDAETLMKAADAALYEAKREGRDRVVVFGRPALSPPAHQH
- a CDS encoding tetratricopeptide repeat protein; translation: MYNLLISLAVGFLVALLVKLANFSIWAGLVPGLIAAVITFILLARRVASRIQGLMSTVQQDLQSQPTSQKDAQGRVERAVKTLEKGLVYEKWQFMVGPEIHAQIGMLKYMVKDLDGAQAHFNKGSSRNYMAKAMEGALYFQRENVPAMKTAFEAACKSGKKEPIVWAAYAWCLLQKKEKDEALKVLGRAVEENPKDEKLKGSLAQLQNDKRLKMKPYEPTWWQFGLETPPMMPPSGGGGRRMQFITRR